From the Nostoc sp. PCC 7107 genome, the window TCGAGTGTCGAGGATATTAGCGACCTAAGACAAGCCCAACAAGAACGCCAACAATCGGAAAAAATCTTAAAAAGGAGCGAAGCGCGATATCGTTCTCTGGTGAAAACTAACACGCAAATTATCTGGGTGAGTACACCAGAAGGAATTTGCTTTGAACTCGCCGACTGGATAGCTTACACAGGGCAAACTTTAGCGGAAGCTGAGAATGGAGGCTGGATTGATGCCGTTCATCCTGACGATCGCGGCTATACCGGAGAAGCTTGGGGTATTGCGGTTGCTAACCTGAGTCAATATCAAATTGAATACCGCATACGCGGCAAAGATGGCAACTATCGTTATTTTTGGGTTTGGGGCGCACCCGTAGTTGAAGATGATGGTAATGTGCGAGAGTGGATTGGTACTTGTACAGATATTCACGATCGCAAACTGACAGAAGCTGAAAATCAAAGATTAAAAGAAAGATATCGCTCCTTAGTCACTGCTACATCCCAACTGGTGTGGGGCGCAACCCCAGAAGGAATGGCAATCGGTAGTGAAATGCTCACCTGGATAGCTTATACAGGGCAGAGTGAAGCTGAGGTTGAGGGTTGGGGCTGGATTGAAGCAGTTCACCCCGATGATCGCGATCGCTCTGCAAAAGTTTGGAATGCAGCAGTGGCAAACCGCAGTATCTACCAAACAGAATATCAGTTGCGGCGTAAAGATGGCATCTACCGCTATTTCTCAGTTTGTGGCACTCCGGTTTTAGCCGCAGATGGTAGTATCCGGGAATGGATTGGCACTTGCACCGATATTCACGATCGCAAACTCACCGAAGCAGAAAATCAACGTTTATTTGATATGTTGAATCATTCTGGTGATGCCATCATTGTCCGCGATATGACCGATAAAATCTCCTACTGGAATCAAGGCGCGGAAAGACTTTATCATTGGACGCGTGAGGAAGTTAAAGACCGATACATTTACACATTTCTCAAAAAAATATTTCCCAAACCCAAAGCAGAAATCACTGCTGAGTTATTACAGCAAGGTAATTGGGAAGGCGAAGTCCAACATATAACCCATGATGACAAACTGATTACTGTCCAGAGCCGATGGACACTACAACGGGATGCGTCTGGTGAACCTTGTGCGGTATTGGAAATTAATACTGATATTACTGCTCGTAAACAAGCCGAAATTGCTCTACGCCAACTCAATCAAGAACTGGAAGCCAGAGTCGCCGAACGGACAGCAGCGGTCAAAGATACCCTTGCTGAAGCCCAAGGGTTAAATGCGATTTTGGATAACTTAGCAGATGGTTTGTTAGTAGTGGATATGTCAGGACAAATTACCCACTTCAATCCGGCTTTTTTAGCGATGCAGGGATTGAGACCTACAGATCTCAAAGGCAACTATCAGGAATTACCAATTCCAGGTTTAACACATCTAATTGAACAAACTCAATCCCATCCTCAAGAGGCATTTGCCGCCGAAATTGCCTTGGTAAAGGAACGCATTGGTCAGGCTGTGGCGACCGCTATCTTTAAACAAACAACACCTGAAGAACCTGCTACCTGCTTTGGTTCAGCACTTCTAATTCGGGATGTGACAGCAGAAAAAGAAGTTGACAAAATGAAGACCGACTTCATTTCCACAGTTTCCCACGAACTGCGGACACCATTAACTTCGGTACTAGGATTTGCCTCCATTATTAAAGAAAAGCTGGAAACCGATGTTTTCCCGATGGTGATTACCGAAGACCGCAAGTTGCAAAAAACGATTAAGCGGGTGGGTGACAATTTAAATATTATTGTGTCAGAAGCAGAACGGCTGACATCCTTGATTAACGATGTTTTAGACATTGCCAAAATGGAAGCCGGGAAGGTGGAATGGCAAATGCAACCACTTGATCCTAGTGAGTTACTAGATTGGGCTACGACTTCTACCGCCGGGTTGTTTGAAACCAATTGCCTGCAACTAGTCAGCGAGATAGAACCGGGAGTACCGCAAATAGTAGGAGATCGCAATCGTCTATTACAAGTCCTGATCAACTTGATTTCTAATGCGGTGAAATTCACTCAATCCGGGACTGTTACCTGTCGTGTCAAACAACAGAACGACGGTGTATGTATCAGCGTCATTGATACAGGTATCGGTATTGCCCCCGAAGACCAGCCCAAAGTCTTCGAGAAATTCCGCCAAGTTGGCGACACCCTCACCGATAAACCCAAAGGTACAGGGTTGGGATTGCCCATTTGCAAACAAATTGTTGAACATCATGGTGGCAGAATCTGGGTAGAAAGTGAACCAGGTAAAGGCAGCGTCTTCTCATTTCTGATTCCTATATATGCCAAGGACGACAAAAGTAATGGACAAATCAATTTAGATGCCTTGGTTAAGCAACTCAAAGAACACGTCATCACCACCAACAAAGTACTTTACGAAAACCGTAAAACCATTCTAGTAGTCGATGATGATGCCAATATTCGAGAATTATTGCGGCAGCAATTAGAAAACGAAGGCTACAAAGTTCGAGAAGCAAAAGACGGTATGGATGCAATTCATCAAATCAAAATCGCCCGTCCTGATTTGATTCTCTTAGATGTGATGATGCCCCAAATCAACGGCTTTGATGTGGCCGCAGTTCTCAAAAATGACCCCAACACAGCAGATATTCCGATTATCATTCTGTCAATTATTGAAAACAAAGAACGCGGCTATCACATTGGCATCGATCGCTATCTCACCAAGCCCATCAATATAGAACAACTCCGTAATGAAATTGGTTCACTACTTTCTCAAGGTACTTCTAGCAAAAAAGTATTGGTGGTTGATAAAAATGCCTCAACCTTAAAAACCTTATCAGATGTACTGCAAACTCAAGGCTACAGCGTGATCGAAGCCTCCGATCCGCAAGAATGTATTAACAAAGCCCGTTCAGCTAAACCTGACATGATCATTATTGATTCCATCTTTTCCAATGAAACCGATCTGGTGAAAACACTCCGGTTTGAAAAAGAGTTAGAAAATGTATTTTTTATCATGCTGTCTGATCGGTAATATTAACAAGGCAGAAGGATGAAATTTCAACTTCATCCTTCATACTTTTATTTGATGACTTTTACAAATAATTTTAAAAATCCCAGCGGATGACTATATGACGCAAAAAATTCTCATTGTTGATGATGAACCGAACATCGTAATTTTGTTAGAACAAGCTTTAGAAGCATTAGAAGATGAAGGTGTAGAACTTCTAACTGCGAGAAATGGAGAAGAAGCACTGGAAACTATTAAAACTGAAAAACCAAACCTAGTTTTTCTTGATGTAATGATGCCAAGAATGAATGGTTTGGAAGTTTGTCAGATAGTGAAACATGATCTCAAAATGAATGAAGTTTATATTGTGATGTTGACAGCAAAAGGACAGGAATTTGATAAACAGAAAGGAATTGAAGTTGGTGCTGACTTATATCTAACTAAACCTTTTCGCCCGAAAGAAGTACTGGAAAAATCAATGCAGGTATTAGGATTTTGAATAAAAACTGACTACCGCTATATCTCTCAATTCTCACAAGCGATCGCTCATAGCGTTTGTTTTAAGCGATCGCCACTCTCAAAACAAACCCATCATACCCCACATATCGCCTGTGAATTTACTTGATGATGCTCCTGACTTTTCACGGGATCTGAAAAACCTCTCCCCTACAACTTTCTACGGTGTACACACAAGTCCGATCAACCTTGCTTCATAACGTTTTGATCCCCCCTAACCCCCCTTAAAAAGGGGGGAATATATTCAAAGTCCCCCTTCAAAAGGGGGATTTAGGGGGATCAAACCACATTTTGCACCCAGCACAAATATGTGTGTACACCGTAGACAGCTTCATCACACCATCATTCGACCTCAGAACTAGAAGATTCTCGTTTGAAACAGGAACATTCTCGTTTAAAACAAGAATACTTTAGTTTGAAACAGAAACATTCTCGTTTAGAACAAGAACGTTCTCACTGGAAACAAGAATACTTTAGTTGGAAACAGGAACATTCTCGTTTGCAACACGAAAGTTCGGGTTCTGAACATGAAACTTTGTGTTCAAAACAGGAAACTTGGAGATAAAAGCTTGATTGATGAGGTTGGGAAGGTAAATTTTCGTGTTCTCGTTAGAGAGAATCGCGTAAAATTGCTAAATTCTCACGCACAGCCACAGTATTAGGGTGATTCGCGCCTAAACTTTGCTCCACAATATTCAAAGCTTGGAGAAACAAGAGTTCGGCTTGGTCGTACTTTCCTTGGGAATAGTAGAGTGATGCCAAGTTGTTGAGGCTGGTGGCGATATCGGGATGATTGTCTCCCAGCAGGCGTTTATCGAGTTCTAAAGCTTGGAGTAAAAGGGGTTCGGCTTGGTCGTACTTTCCTTGGGATTTGTAGAGTCCTGCCAAGTTGTGGAGGCTTTGGGCGAAATGGGGATGATTTTCTCCCAGCAGGCGTTTATAGAGTTCTAAAGCTTGGAGATACAGGGGTTCGGCTTGGTCGTACCTTCCTTGGGATTCGTAGAGATATGCCAAGTTGTTGAGGCTGGTGGCGACATGGGGATGATTGTCTCCCAGCAGGCGTTGCCTGAGTTCTAAAGCTTGGAGTAAAAGGGGTTCGGCTTGGTCGTACTTTCCTTGGGATTCGTAGAGATATGCCAAGTTGTGGAGGCTGGTGGCGACTGAGGGATGATTGTTTCCCAGCAGGCGTTGCCTGAGTTCTAAAGCTTGGAGAAACAGGGGTTCGGCTTGGTCATACTTTCCTTGGGATTTGTAGAGTAATGCCAAGTTGTTGAGGCTCATGGCGACATGGGGATGATTGTCTCCCAGCAGGCGTTTATCGAGCTCTAAAGCTTGGAGTAAAAGGGGTTCGGCTTGGTCGTACTTTCCTTGGGAATAGTAGAGATATGCCAAGTTGTGGAGGCTAGTGGCGACTGAGGGATGATTGTCTCCCAGCAGGCGTTTATAGAGTTCTAAAGCTTGGAGATGCAGAGGTTCGGCTTGGTGATACTTTCCTTGGGATTCGTAGAGTGCAGCCAAGTTGTTGAGGCTTAGGGCGACTGAGGAATGATTGTCTCCCAGCAGGCGTTTATAGAGTTCTAAAGCTTGGAGATACAGGGATTCGGCTTGGTCGTACTTTCCTTGGGATTGGTAGAGAAATGCTAAGTTGTTGAGGCTGGTGGCGACATCGGGATGATTGTCTCCCAAGAGGTTTTGTACTGTTGATAAACACTTTGCTCTCCAAGGTTCGGCTTGGGTATATAACCCTTGTCCTTGATAGAAGCGACTCAAGCCGACGAAAGGCCAAATTAAATCTTCATCACTGACGTATTGAATGAGATTGTTTGCTACTTCAGCTATATGTGGTATGGCAAGGGAAACAGCGTTAATTTCCTCAAGGGTAGGAGTCTCAGGAATTTCTTGAGCAACTGCTACCATTACCTGACAAAACGATCGCTTAAATTCCTCTGCTTGCTCTAAACCTGTAAACTTAGATTGGAAAAATTCCCGCAGTAGGGGATGTAGTTGATAGATTCCTTCACCTTTGCGCTGGAGTAAATGCAGATTCAATAATTTATCATCCCGAATTTCCTCTAACTCATCTTCATCTTTCTCTGTTAAGCACTGTTCTACTAAGTTCCAGGGTATGGGTGCGGTTGCAAATAAACTGAGTACACAGCCTAATAAATTATCATCCTCTGCTAATTCCTGCCAACTTAACTCAAAGGCGGCTTTTATTCCCCGTTGTGCTGTCATATCGGCTTCTGGGTTGACAGTTGCAGGTTGTTCTAGTCGCTTTTGCTTTAATCGTCCCATCATTTTCAATAGGGACAAATCTTGTTTTTTCGCTAAATATCGCCCCACCAACTCTAAACCCAAAGGTAAATACCCCAGCCATTCACACAATTGATTGGCTACATCTAATTCTCTCTCAATTCGCCCTGGTGTTTCTGCCAACAAAGACCGTAACAACTCCAACGCTGCATCTGGTTGTAATACATCTAAAGATAATTGCTTGATGGCTGCACCTAACTTTTTGCGCGTAGTCATCAACACTTTAAACCTGAA encodes:
- a CDS encoding PAS domain S-box protein, yielding MSSQQLDEFNRHLLEKCPIGLVLWRTDGTLIDINPVYAAILGRTVTETLHLNYWQIISQNYVTTQQTIIENLEKTGCYRSDEQEYIHRDGHLVAVKISAVMIEQQGEKLIWSSVEDISDLRQAQQERQQSEKILKRSEARYRSLVKTNTQIIWVSTPEGICFELADWIAYTGQTLAEAENGGWIDAVHPDDRGYTGEAWGIAVANLSQYQIEYRIRGKDGNYRYFWVWGAPVVEDDGNVREWIGTCTDIHDRKLTEAENQRLKERYRSLVTATSQLVWGATPEGMAIGSEMLTWIAYTGQSEAEVEGWGWIEAVHPDDRDRSAKVWNAAVANRSIYQTEYQLRRKDGIYRYFSVCGTPVLAADGSIREWIGTCTDIHDRKLTEAENQRLFDMLNHSGDAIIVRDMTDKISYWNQGAERLYHWTREEVKDRYIYTFLKKIFPKPKAEITAELLQQGNWEGEVQHITHDDKLITVQSRWTLQRDASGEPCAVLEINTDITARKQAEIALRQLNQELEARVAERTAAVKDTLAEAQGLNAILDNLADGLLVVDMSGQITHFNPAFLAMQGLRPTDLKGNYQELPIPGLTHLIEQTQSHPQEAFAAEIALVKERIGQAVATAIFKQTTPEEPATCFGSALLIRDVTAEKEVDKMKTDFISTVSHELRTPLTSVLGFASIIKEKLETDVFPMVITEDRKLQKTIKRVGDNLNIIVSEAERLTSLINDVLDIAKMEAGKVEWQMQPLDPSELLDWATTSTAGLFETNCLQLVSEIEPGVPQIVGDRNRLLQVLINLISNAVKFTQSGTVTCRVKQQNDGVCISVIDTGIGIAPEDQPKVFEKFRQVGDTLTDKPKGTGLGLPICKQIVEHHGGRIWVESEPGKGSVFSFLIPIYAKDDKSNGQINLDALVKQLKEHVITTNKVLYENRKTILVVDDDANIRELLRQQLENEGYKVREAKDGMDAIHQIKIARPDLILLDVMMPQINGFDVAAVLKNDPNTADIPIIILSIIENKERGYHIGIDRYLTKPINIEQLRNEIGSLLSQGTSSKKVLVVDKNASTLKTLSDVLQTQGYSVIEASDPQECINKARSAKPDMIIIDSIFSNETDLVKTLRFEKELENVFFIMLSDR
- a CDS encoding response regulator transcription factor; its protein translation is MTQKILIVDDEPNIVILLEQALEALEDEGVELLTARNGEEALETIKTEKPNLVFLDVMMPRMNGLEVCQIVKHDLKMNEVYIVMLTAKGQEFDKQKGIEVGADLYLTKPFRPKEVLEKSMQVLGF
- a CDS encoding tetratricopeptide repeat protein → MVKFVGRDEELQNLHQLLQENNQVLTERSRSVAIAAILGMGGLGKTELALQYAMTQRENYKGGLCWLQAKVEDFSVQVVRFARTQLDLKPPEEFDLPAQVQYCWRNWREGDVLLVVDDVTDYQEIRPYLQGASFRFKVLMTTRKKLGAAIKQLSLDVLQPDAALELLRSLLAETPGRIERELDVANQLCEWLGYLPLGLELVGRYLAKKQDLSLLKMMGRLKQKRLEQPATVNPEADMTAQRGIKAAFELSWQELAEDDNLLGCVLSLFATAPIPWNLVEQCLTEKDEDELEEIRDDKLLNLHLLQRKGEGIYQLHPLLREFFQSKFTGLEQAEEFKRSFCQVMVAVAQEIPETPTLEEINAVSLAIPHIAEVANNLIQYVSDEDLIWPFVGLSRFYQGQGLYTQAEPWRAKCLSTVQNLLGDNHPDVATSLNNLAFLYQSQGKYDQAESLYLQALELYKRLLGDNHSSVALSLNNLAALYESQGKYHQAEPLHLQALELYKRLLGDNHPSVATSLHNLAYLYYSQGKYDQAEPLLLQALELDKRLLGDNHPHVAMSLNNLALLYKSQGKYDQAEPLFLQALELRQRLLGNNHPSVATSLHNLAYLYESQGKYDQAEPLLLQALELRQRLLGDNHPHVATSLNNLAYLYESQGRYDQAEPLYLQALELYKRLLGENHPHFAQSLHNLAGLYKSQGKYDQAEPLLLQALELDKRLLGDNHPDIATSLNNLASLYYSQGKYDQAELLFLQALNIVEQSLGANHPNTVAVRENLAILRDSL